The genomic DNA GCCGTGAGATAGGCGCTGAGAAATTCGATGCGGCCGGTGTCGTGCACTTCGCCGTTGGCCGCGACGTCCGCTTGGGCGCAGCCGTTCTCGGTGACGTAGATGGCCGGGGAATCATACCGATCACGGATCCACAGCAGCAGCTTGCGAAAGCCCCACGGCACGATGTTCCACTGCATTTCCGTTTTTTGCCAGGCGGGATCCGAGCTGAGCACCACGCCCTGATCCTCCGCCATGCCGCTGTTGTCGTGCGCGGCGCGCGCAGCGGCGGGAGTGGCGGCGTCCGCGGCATACATGGTGGAGTAGTGATTCAAGCCGAAGAAATCCGAGGAGCCTTTCAGCAGCTCTTGCTCTTCGTCGGTGAAATGGGGCAGCCGGTCGCCCAGGCGCTGGCGCATCACCGCCGGGTAATCGCCGCGAAAAACGGGATCAGCGAACCACCCCAGGAAAAACTCCACTGCCCGTTGTGCCGCCTGCCGGTCGGCCTCGCTGTCAGTGAGTGGCTCGCGCCAGTCACAGTTGTTGGTGAGAGCAATCACGCCCTGTTGCGCGGGTTGAAACTCGGTGCGATACTTTGCCACGGCCAGGGCATGCGCCCGCAAGAGGTGGTGGCCGGCGCGATAAGGCTCATCGCGGGAAACACGGCCCGGCGCATGCACGCCCAGGCCGTGGCCGAGCACCGCGCTGCACCACGGCTC from bacterium includes the following:
- a CDS encoding GH1 family beta-glucosidase; translated protein: MKTFPPGFVWGAATSSYQIEGAWLTGGKGLSIWDAFCRTPGKIHRNETGEVACDHYHRCKDDIKLMAEMGLPAYRFSLSWPRIQPSGTGQPNAEGIRFYSELIDTLLAHNITPWITLYHWDLPLALQTEHDGWLNPRIATFFADYAAICFAAFGDRVKHWLTLNEPWCSAVLGHGLGVHAPGRVSRDEPYRAGHHLLRAHALAVAKYRTEFQPAQQGVIALTNNCDWREPLTDSEADRQAAQRAVEFFLGWFADPVFRGDYPAVMRQRLGDRLPHFTDEEQELLKGSSDFFGLNHYSTMYAADAATPAAARAAHDNSGMAEDQGVVLSSDPAWQKTEMQWNIVPWGFRKLLLWIRDRYDSPAIYVTENGCAQADVAANGEVHDTGRIEFLSAYLTAAHEALSAQVDLRGYFAWSFMDNFEWAEGYSKRFGLHYVDYATGRRFPKASAQWYAGVITRNGLND